From Candidatus Poribacteria bacterium, one genomic window encodes:
- a CDS encoding sulfatase-like hydrolase/transferase, translating into MPQSRPNIILIMCDQMRWDAARFAGSSVVQTLHLDQLAQNGVCFENAYCASPVCSPARASWLTGLYPHAHLQLKNYGPNSIGKWGSYLPPDSVTIGDVLKSAGYRCGMVGPWHLGNDHLPQHGFDDFWCTYRYLGRDHPDPLFDSFDRAGVPNLYLKDAEGMTQYGNTLEFGMITDPRQQRTTWTIDRSLEFIQQPHDAPFFLFVSIKDPHPRVLVPPELVELYPEDQIPLPASFRDTLDGKPASQVRAKFRIPPTVTDDQFRRVIAYYYALVTHIDAQVGRLLRTLETQDITQDTIVAFISDHGEMLGDHGFTEKCLMYEASVRVPCLLSWSGTLPAGTRVKTPLGGVDLMPTLLELAGETPPSPIDGRSVASAILAGKEPPSQPIFAEIASNEAIYRGSQDLEQLAAHVMIYDGRWKYIRNRFDIDELYDLEADADEMQNLAVQPEHHERVDSMRRQIAEMVCHTGPGPYDWCLSDGNEAAAAQ; encoded by the coding sequence ATGCCCCAATCTCGCCCCAACATCATACTGATAATGTGCGATCAAATGCGCTGGGATGCCGCTCGCTTCGCGGGGAGTTCGGTTGTTCAGACACTGCATCTGGATCAGTTGGCTCAAAACGGGGTCTGCTTTGAGAACGCCTACTGCGCTTCCCCTGTTTGCTCGCCTGCCCGCGCTAGTTGGCTGACGGGACTCTACCCCCACGCCCACCTACAACTGAAAAATTACGGTCCTAATTCTATTGGAAAGTGGGGTAGCTACCTGCCCCCTGATAGCGTGACCATCGGTGATGTCCTCAAATCCGCCGGATACCGCTGCGGTATGGTTGGACCTTGGCATCTTGGGAACGATCATCTCCCTCAGCACGGATTCGACGATTTCTGGTGTACCTACCGGTATCTCGGAAGAGACCACCCCGATCCACTCTTCGATTCCTTCGATCGTGCGGGGGTCCCCAATCTCTACCTCAAAGACGCTGAGGGGATGACGCAATACGGAAATACGCTGGAATTTGGGATGATCACCGACCCCCGCCAGCAGCGTACCACGTGGACAATAGATCGATCCCTTGAATTTATCCAACAACCGCACGATGCTCCATTCTTCCTGTTCGTAAGTATCAAAGACCCACACCCGCGCGTCTTGGTGCCACCTGAACTTGTCGAACTTTATCCAGAAGATCAGATACCGCTGCCCGCTTCGTTTCGGGATACCCTCGATGGCAAACCCGCCTCCCAAGTGCGTGCAAAGTTTCGCATCCCTCCAACCGTGACCGACGACCAATTTCGTCGAGTGATTGCGTACTACTACGCCTTAGTCACGCACATTGACGCACAGGTTGGCCGTCTGCTCCGCACCCTTGAGACGCAGGACATCACGCAGGACACGATTGTAGCCTTTATTAGCGATCACGGTGAGATGCTTGGCGACCACGGTTTCACGGAGAAGTGCCTCATGTACGAGGCATCGGTTCGTGTACCATGTCTGCTCTCTTGGAGTGGAACCTTACCTGCGGGGACGCGGGTGAAAACGCCATTGGGCGGCGTTGACCTGATGCCAACCCTGCTTGAGTTGGCGGGAGAAACACCACCCTCGCCAATTGATGGTCGCTCCGTAGCGTCAGCAATTCTCGCGGGCAAGGAGCCGCCCTCGCAGCCGATCTTCGCTGAAATTGCCAGCAATGAAGCGATTTATCGTGGCTCACAGGATCTGGAACAGCTAGCTGCCCACGTAATGATCTACGATGGACGTTGGAAATATATCCGCAACCGCTTTGATATTGATGAGTTGTACGATTTAGAAGCGGATGCCGACGAAATGCAAAATCTCGCTGTTCAGCCTGAACACCACGAACGGGTGGATTCAATGCGCCGTCAAATCGCTGAGATGGTTTGCCATACCGGTCCCGGTCCCTACGACTGGTGTTTATCTGATGGGAACGAGGCCGCTGCAGCTCAGTAG